The window CCCGGAACGAGCGCTTCACGAGCGAAGGGATGTTCCCGCTGTGGTCGATGTGGGCGTGGGAAAGGACGACCGCATCGAGGTCGGCCGGCGGGAATGGGAAGTCCCGATTCCTCTCCTCGCTCTCGTCCCTCCGTCCCTGGAAGAGGCCGCAGTCGAGCAGAATCGCGGCTCCGCCCACGCGGACGAGATGGCGCGAGCCCGTGACCGTCCGCACCGCTCCCCAGAAGACGATCTTCACGAGTGTGATCTCCGCCCTGTGATCCGCGCGCGCGACATCTTCCTCGCCATCTATAGAGATCGTGCCGGCGGGTGTCAACGCTTCACGAGAAGAGGACTCCGGCGCGCGAGGCGATCGGGCCTCTCCGGGCCTTCCTTGACACCGGCGGCTCTCGGCGATAGCGTCACCCGGACAAAATGGGAGGACGCCCGAGGCCGATGAAGCGATCGATCCTCTGCGCCGCGGGGGCGCGACCCAACTTCATGAAGGTCGGACCCGTCCTGGATCAGATCGGCAGAGGCGGGCGTCTCGACGGAGTCCTGGTCCACACTGGCCAGCACTACGATGCGGGGATGTCCGAGGCCTTCTTCCGAGACCTGGGCATCCGCGAACCGGACATCCACCTCGGTGTCGGGTCGCTGAGCCCGGCCCGCCAGGTCGCGAGGATCCTGGAGCTGATGGAGCCGGTGATCGCCCGCATCCGTCCCGCCTGCGTCCTCGTCGTCGGCGACGTGAACTCGACCCTCGCCTGCGCGCTCGCCGCCGTGAAGGGCGGCGTCCCCCTGGCCCACGTGGAGGCAGGCCTGCGGTCGCGCGACCGCGCGATGCCCGAGGAGCTGA is drawn from Candidatus Eisenbacteria bacterium and contains these coding sequences:
- a CDS encoding UDP-N-acetyl glucosamine 2-epimerase codes for the protein MKRSILCAAGARPNFMKVGPVLDQIGRGGRLDGVLVHTGQHYDAGMSEAFFRDLGIREPDIHLGVGSLSPARQVARILELMEPVIARIRPACVLVVGDVNSTLACALAAVKGGVPLAHVEAGLRSRDRAMPEELNRILTDAASDLLFTTSPDADENLAAEGIPPEKIHRVGNVMIDSLRALEGAARASDILDRVGVRERGYALVTLHRPSNVDQEEDLRRIVEVLAETARRLPVV